A section of the Acidimicrobiales bacterium genome encodes:
- a CDS encoding erythromycin esterase family protein: MARSALAADVDAVRAAAVPITGASDDYDELLRRIGDRRVVLLGEASHGTHEFYRERARITQRLIEEKGFNAVAVEADWPDAYRVNRYVTHRSDDTSATESLADFERFPAWMWRNADVVRFVEWLRARNAAHGDMRSRARFYGLDLYSLRASMEAVVRYLDGVDPAAAARARERYSCFDHVSGEGPEYGHAVSLNLTVPCEQQVISQLVDLRRQAHAILSRDGWLAEDEFFFAEQNAHLVHHAEEYYREMYRGRVSSWNLRDRHMADTLAALVDHLHGQLGAARVVVWEHNSHVGDARHTEMGQWGEWNVGQLARTQWPGECFNVGFTTDHGTVTAASDWGGVAERKRVRPALPDSHEALLHACGLPAFLVPTERVADVLGARRLERAIGVIYRPETERASHWFHASMSQQFDAVIHVDRTTAVEPLERSARWDEGEAPETFPTGL, translated from the coding sequence TGCTGCGCCGCATCGGGGATCGCCGCGTCGTGCTGCTCGGGGAGGCGTCGCACGGGACGCACGAGTTCTATCGGGAACGGGCGCGCATCACGCAGCGGCTGATCGAGGAGAAAGGCTTCAACGCCGTCGCCGTCGAAGCCGACTGGCCCGACGCGTACCGCGTGAACCGGTACGTGACGCATCGCTCCGACGACACCAGCGCTACCGAGTCGCTCGCCGACTTCGAACGCTTCCCGGCGTGGATGTGGCGCAACGCCGACGTCGTTCGCTTCGTCGAGTGGCTGCGCGCTCGCAACGCGGCGCACGGCGACATGCGTTCGCGCGCCCGCTTCTACGGGCTCGACCTCTACAGCCTGCGCGCCTCGATGGAAGCGGTCGTGCGCTACCTCGACGGCGTCGATCCCGCCGCCGCGGCGCGCGCGCGGGAGCGCTACAGCTGTTTCGATCACGTCTCGGGTGAGGGCCCCGAGTACGGCCACGCGGTGTCGCTCAACCTCACGGTGCCGTGCGAGCAGCAGGTGATCAGCCAACTCGTCGACCTGCGTCGCCAGGCGCACGCGATCCTGTCGCGTGACGGCTGGCTGGCCGAGGACGAGTTCTTCTTCGCCGAACAGAACGCTCACCTCGTGCACCACGCCGAGGAGTACTACCGCGAGATGTACCGCGGCCGGGTCAGTTCGTGGAATCTGCGCGACCGGCACATGGCCGACACCCTTGCCGCCCTCGTCGACCACCTGCACGGCCAGCTCGGCGCCGCCCGCGTCGTCGTGTGGGAACACAACTCGCACGTGGGCGACGCTCGGCACACCGAGATGGGGCAGTGGGGCGAGTGGAACGTCGGCCAACTGGCGCGCACGCAGTGGCCCGGCGAGTGCTTCAACGTCGGGTTCACGACTGACCACGGAACGGTCACCGCGGCGTCGGACTGGGGTGGCGTCGCCGAGCGCAAGCGGGTGCGGCCGGCGTTGCCCGACAGTCACGAGGCGCTGCTGCACGCCTGCGGGCTACCGGCGTTTCTCGTGCCCACCGAACGCGTCGCCGACGTCCTCGGGGCGCGGCGGCTCGAGCGTGCCATCGGTGTCATCTACCGGCCCGAGACGGAGCGGGCGAGCCACTGGTTCCACGCGTCGATGAGCCAGCAGTTCGACGCCGTGATCCACGTCGACCGCACCACCGCCGTCGAACCGCTGGAGCGCAGCGCCCGCTGGGATGAGGGCGAAGCGCCCGAGACGTTCCCGACCGGGCTCTAG